From the Vibrio vulnificus CMCP6 genome, the window GGCTTCCGGCCCTTCTGCTGACCACTCAAAATAGTGACTAAATCCCGACTGACGCTGCCTTCTTTTGAGCAAATGACTCTCTGAGTAGAAGTAGCTTTCTGTTTGACCATGCTGATTGGTTGCCGCCGTTAAATTGTCTTGCGCGTCATATTGATAGCTCGCCAACACCTTCCCGGAATCGGGGAGCCGGACTTCAACCAGATGGCCTCTTCGATCATATTGAAGCTCTGCACAGTGCTGTTTGTTGTAGCGAATGCCTACCAAACGCTGTTTTGAGGAATAATCCAGATCAATTAAATCAATGGCTGTCGTTCTGATTTGTTTAATTAACCAAGTTTCATTCTTCCGTTCAAACTTGTACTGGGTACCATTCGCTAACGTGACCAGCAAATAACCATTTTCGTGATGGAAGCAACTTGCTCCTACGTAAGTTTGGTAACTCACCGCACCTTGGTTCACGACAGGAAACGCAATGACGTCGCCCATCTCATCGCAAAAATGCCAACCCGTAAGCTCTCCTTTTTCAGAGTGTACTTCGTGGATTTGATAGTCGAAGCAATGTCGCCAACCATGCCCTAAGCCAGTGTCTAAAAGACAAAACGAGGAACGATAGGTGCGAGAAAAACTCAATCGATGGTGAAGTGTTAAGTCACACAGTGTTAGGATTTCTTCACCCGTCACCATAGAAACCGGATCGCCGGCTTTTTCATGATGTTTACTGCTTTCGGCTTGCGCTTCGTCGCAAGTTTTATCATCACTGGTTTGGCTCTCTGTTTTCCCATCTGACGCGGGTTTTGACTCTTGGTCTTGAGGTGGTGGTGTTAAAATCGTTGGTTTTAATGATGCTGGCGTCACGCTTTCAAACTGAACGACATGCAGCCTTCTTGCTGCCAGTGCCGCACTCAGTGACGCAACGTAATCTTCGAAGACTTTTTCATCGCGAAAGGGACTTTGGGGTATATTATCTCCCAACCAACCGCTTACCTCGGCGATGTCTTCTAACGAAGCAAGCTTAAATTTTTCGACAAACTGTTGAGCAACCAACTCTGTCGAGAAGTGCAGTGTCTTCCCTTCAGCGATTGGCTGGTCTGAGAAATAGTGTAACGATCCATCGTAGGCAGAGATTTTGACTATCCGTTGTCCATTCATTTACTTATCTTCCGAACGACTGCTCCAACGATACAAAATACCCACAGCTAACCCCTGCTCTTCAGCATCAATCTGTAAGACATGAAAGGGTTTCTGTGGATCTTGCAACTGTTTTTGATAGGCATGAAGCGCCTTATATAACCCGGTTCCAGCACCGAGTTGCCCCACCAATGTGCTGGAGAAAAAATAGCCTGTGTTTTCTGTTACCCAAGGCGAAAAACGGTGTAGTTGGGAATGCCAAATAGGCATATCAGCACCGTCTAGAGGTAACATGAGTTCCGTTAATTCTCTTTGACACATTTGAGACAACGACGCCATCACTCTGGGAATGCCACTTTCATAGTGGCTGGAATAACGGTCAAACTGAACTTTCGATGGTTCTAGACCGTATGTAGAGCGTGCAATATGCACCAAGAGTAATGAGTCAGTTTTTATGTCTTCAAAAAGTTGATATTCACTGCCTACACAAAATAGAGACGAAGTATCCACAGACAGCACCCAGCACTCATGGCGCTCAAGACAATGCATGACACGCTCGAAGGCAACCAAAAAAGAGGCATTCCCATAGGGGTAACAAAATATAGAACGCTGACCGCTAGGCGTGTCACCCAGTACCTCGTTGAGTTTCTTCACCAGCTTCAGTACCTCATCTTGTGTCGCTAGTTCAGGCAGCAAGAAGAAAATCGTCGCTTGTTTCGGGATCCTAGAAATGTCTACTGAATAATGCGCAATCAGCTCCTCCAAACGAACCAATAGAGACGCTGATTGATGTGCGAATGTTTTATAGCTATTTCCAGAATAAAACAGATCATCGCACCATTGAGGTGGCTCAATCGTTCCTAAATTATCTTGAGTCGCCAGATTGTGAGAGCCAACATAAACAGCGTGTGGATTAAGTTCGAGCGCCATCTAATCTCCAATCAACACGGTAGGTACGCCAACCAATATTTTGCCACCGTGAGAAGTGCTATCACCCATCCGAGCGGCTGGCTTGCCGTTAATTTTTACTGACGATGAACCGCTTGAAATACTGTCGGGAGGGCCAACACATATCAGCTTGTCTCCTTCTCTCGCGGCAGGTATACCTCCTATTTTCACATTCGGCGAGCCCGTGACGACAGGGCCTCCAACATGGGGAATCTTCCCGGTCTTTTTCGGACAGACGTGAAAACAACCAATGACAGATGCAGGTTTACCCATGTGTTCTTCCTAGTTCAGTGAAATCTGGCCAGCTTTTAAGGCAATCGAGGCACCATTAATGGCTATTTTGTTGCCTTTAATATTGATCTCCCCCGAACTCGACATCTGAATCGAAGCGCCGCCCACTTTAATTTCAATGCTTTTGCCTGCGGTCAGAGAAAGGACTTCGCCAATATCGAGTGAATAGTTTTTCCCAATCTTCCCAGAGACGTTTTGTCCAACCTCCTCCGTTAGGTTGTTGGTAATTTTCTGGGTCTTATTGTTTTCAACTAGGACATCAGCGGAATCTTCGACGACCATTTGGAAGTTCTTTTCCGCATGAAGATAGACATGTTCCTCACCCGGTTTATCTTCAAAGCGTAACTCGTTGAAGTTACTCGCCCCTTTTTCTACAGACTGGCTACGGTAACCACTTTGGGTTTTCTTCTCTGGCAACGAAAAAGGTGGCGCTTGCGTCCCATTGTAAAGAGACCCTGTCACCACTGGCTGATCCGGATCCCCATTGATAAATTCAACGATGACCTCTTGCCCTACTCTTGGCAGAAATGAGCTTCCCCAGCCATTCCCTGCAATTTGTTGTGCGACACGTATCCAGCACGAACTCGTCGTATCAAACTTACCTTCACGATCCCAGTGAAATTGAACTTTTATCCGCCCATATTTGTCGACGTAGATTTCACCTTGCTTATTACCTGTCACAACCGCAGTTTGGATTCCGCGAATAACTGGCCTCACAAAGTTAACCGCCGGACGATGCACTTTCCCTGACTCAATGCAGGTAAAATAACTCCTAACACCTTGATTTGAAGGGCCACCATGACCTACTTGGTTGAAAACAGCTGCGTTGATAACAATCGATGAGAGCACGAACTCTTTGCCGATTCGGCTAGGGTCTTCATGCTTACCAAATTTGAAACTTCTGCCGACCGCAAAGGAGCGGCAACTCGACTCTCCAGAACAAACGTATGCGTTTTGCTGTAATGATTCGATCGTGTGGGTATTTCTCGTTTTGTACTGATCACCCGACTCCGCTTCACCCAGATATTCATAATGCTCGCTGCTCGGAACGGTAAATAAGGATTCGCTCCCTTTTGCCGTATTGTTAGGATGTGAAGCTGGCTTTTTCATATCATAGCCACTTTTGTGACTGCGCGTGATCACCATCGATTGAGCTTCATGCCACGAAGAGATATGACCCAACTCTGCGGTACCTGAATTGAAATCAATTAAAAATTCAGCACCTGGCTTGTAATAGCTGGCATCATCAAATATCTCGATCACATGTGAAGATTTAGTATGGCTGAAACAGAACGACAGCCCTTCCTCAGATAAGAGTCTTTTAACAAACTGTAGATCCGATTCTTCGTACTGAACTTTGTAGTTATACTTGGCATAGCTTTTGGTCAGAGAAAAAGAAAAGTCGACGCCATGCTCACCAAGAATTAATGAAATGATTTCTTTTATATCTTTATTTTGAAAGATTCGGCTGTTGATTTTGTAGTCCGCAAAATTCAATTTTGGCACAACAACAAGCTCAATGTTTTTGTAGTTTTCACCATCTTCAAATTTGGTCACTCGGCTTCCTGCTAGTGTTGCCTTTGCAACAAACCCATGGAAGTATCTCGGTTCCAACATGACTTGGCTATTATTATCCATTTTGATAATAACTGGCTGACCCACGATTTGATTCAGTTCGCCTTTTCGACCATTAAAATAAGCATAAACTCGCAATGAAAATAGCTCTGACATTTCTTCTCTATATTCAAAGGAATTGAGAATAATCGCATCTTTCCCATAAGGCGTGGAAATATTTATAAATTTATTATCTTGAGTCGCTTTTTTCATTACAAACTTCTTTATAAACAAATAAGGAGGGCACTTTCGAACCCTCCAAATGATTTACATTTGTTGACCTTTAACACCGCTGTAACCGTATACCAACGGAGCAGATGTGTTGTTTTTGTCATCAGTAGGCGTCACAGTCATCATCATCTCTGTGTAAGAGATGGTGATTGTTTCAATTGGACGGTCGTCTTGAATTGACACTGCATAGTTAGAAATCATGGCATCCGTTAGTTGAATTTTCATGATTTCTTCGATTTTTTCACCCTGCTTAGTGATATGGAATACAGCGGGTTTACCCTTACCAATCGTGGCTTCTTTGAACAGATCTGGGGATGCTTTGTCTTGAAGTTTGGTAATGGTCATATCGTAAAGACGAGTAGAGCTTGCTTCACGATCCATTGCGGTACCAGTATAAGAAGAAATTTCACGACCTACACTCCAATCAACTGAAAGAAGAGTAATCATATCCTTGTACTGTTCTGCGGTAGCTTCACCTTTAATATCAGCATATTTCAGGTAGGTATTTGACTGCATGCTAGTCTCCTATAGCATTTGATTAATAAAACTCAAAAAAGAGTCAGATTTTCTTACTAGAATAAGAACTTTAGAATTAATAATAAATGTATTAAATAGGTAAAATTAAATACACACTTTTATAACTGAGATGCTCGCTATTTTGTAGTGAATAACGAACATCTGTTAAACATGTTAGATGCAATTCTCAATTAACTAAAAATCATAAAAAAGTATTAGACGATTGAGATAGACAAGTCATCAACTTCACCTTCTATCTCAATTTTATTTATTCTTATATCATTAAGAATGGCATTTAATACGGATTCAGATATTTTAGGCAGCACCTTATTTTCAATCACATTTTGAAGAGCACGCGCGCCACTGCCCGTTTCATTGCAGCTGTCAACAATACTATTAATTAAGCGATCGTTGATCACCGCTTCTGCTTTATAGTTTGTTTTTATCCTCTTCTGAATTTTGGAGAGTTTCAGCGCGGTGATTTTCTCCAATACATCACGGTGCAAAGGGATATAAGGAATGACATTCACTCGACCTAAAAAAGCGGGCTTGAAATCCTGTAATAAATCATCTCGTAGCGCTTCTTTGAGTGCCTCCGGATCCGGAGCAAGCTCTGGATCTTGGAATAACTCCATTGTTGTTTCCGTCCCAGAGTTGGAAGTCATGATAATGATGGTGTTTTTGAAATCGATGTCTCGCCCTTCACCGTCTTTAATCATGCCCTTATCAAACACTTGATAGAAAATATCCTGTACACCCGGATGGGCTTTCTCCATTTCATCAAGCAATATGACGCTGTAAGGTTTTCTTCTTACGGCTTCCGTTAGCACACCACCTTCGCCATACCCAACGTAGCCCGGAGGAGAGCCCAGCAGTAACGAGACTTTATGCTCTTCTTTAAATTCAGACATGTTAATGACGGTGATGTTTTCTTCACTACCATACACTTGCTCAGCAATGGCCAACGCAGATTCCGTTTTACCGACACCACTTGGGCCTACCAAGAAAAAGATACCGTTAGGTTTTGATTCTTCATTGAGTTGTGCTCTCGCGGTTTTGATCACTTCCGCCATTTTACTCAACGCGTGATCTTGGCCGACCACTCGCTCTTGCAGATGTTGCTGTAAGTCTAGAATCGCTTTTATTTCATCGCTTTTTAGTTTGCCTAATGGTATGCCTGTCCAGCCTGCAATAATTTCAGCAATTAGGGCTTCGTTAACATGCGAAAACACCAAAGGCATCGGGTTAGACGATAACTGCTGTTCAATGGATTGCAGCTGATTGGCTTTCTCTGCAGATGGTTCTGCCAAAATGGAATCACGGAGCGCTTTGGCCTGCTTGACTGCGCCTTCTTCATCTCGCCACGTTGTCTCTAGTTGGTGAATTTCATTTTGAAGGAGCGACAACTTGCTCTCAAGTTCGTCAAGAGCTGTTTGATGAGAATGACCAAATGCAAGTTCATTGGTGAGCTGAAGCTGTTGAGCTTCTATCATTTGGCGTTTTTTGTATTTCTGATCAAGCAGCCCTGGTATCGAGTTTTGACTCAAAGCAACACGAGAGCAC encodes:
- a CDS encoding PAAR domain-containing protein yields the protein MGKPASVIGCFHVCPKKTGKIPHVGGPVVTGSPNVKIGGIPAAREGDKLICVGPPDSISSGSSSVKINGKPAARMGDSTSHGGKILVGVPTVLIGD
- the tssI gene encoding type VI secretion system tip protein VgrG, with the protein product MKKATQDNKFINISTPYGKDAIILNSFEYREEMSELFSLRVYAYFNGRKGELNQIVGQPVIIKMDNNSQVMLEPRYFHGFVAKATLAGSRVTKFEDGENYKNIELVVVPKLNFADYKINSRIFQNKDIKEIISLILGEHGVDFSFSLTKSYAKYNYKVQYEESDLQFVKRLLSEEGLSFCFSHTKSSHVIEIFDDASYYKPGAEFLIDFNSGTAELGHISSWHEAQSMVITRSHKSGYDMKKPASHPNNTAKGSESLFTVPSSEHYEYLGEAESGDQYKTRNTHTIESLQQNAYVCSGESSCRSFAVGRSFKFGKHEDPSRIGKEFVLSSIVINAAVFNQVGHGGPSNQGVRSYFTCIESGKVHRPAVNFVRPVIRGIQTAVVTGNKQGEIYVDKYGRIKVQFHWDREGKFDTTSSCWIRVAQQIAGNGWGSSFLPRVGQEVIVEFINGDPDQPVVTGSLYNGTQAPPFSLPEKKTQSGYRSQSVEKGASNFNELRFEDKPGEEHVYLHAEKNFQMVVEDSADVLVENNKTQKITNNLTEEVGQNVSGKIGKNYSLDIGEVLSLTAGKSIEIKVGGASIQMSSSGEINIKGNKIAINGASIALKAGQISLN
- a CDS encoding Hcp family type VI secretion system effector translates to MQSNTYLKYADIKGEATAEQYKDMITLLSVDWSVGREISSYTGTAMDREASSTRLYDMTITKLQDKASPDLFKEATIGKGKPAVFHITKQGEKIEEIMKIQLTDAMISNYAVSIQDDRPIETITISYTEMMMTVTPTDDKNNTSAPLVYGYSGVKGQQM
- the tssH gene encoding type VI secretion system ATPase TssH, whose product is MASLSLSALVDKLTPEAKRALEQAAALASSRTHHSIEMTHWLLTLVQSAGPEEIELYRSFKVDLNQLQTDLTLQLEKYKTGCQTVPGLSSHTVTILQNAWMTATIAFEAEKIAAVHLLHAFLSDDTLFALSSTVSKELSKIQPSALIEYAQTHVEMANQIPNHRASTQALDQFTIDLTEQAELGQIDPVIGRDDEIRLMTDILLRRRQNNPILTGEAGVGKTAVVEGLALKIAEGDVPPALKAVRIKSLDLALLQAGAGMKGEFENRLKNVVKEVKESAVPIVLFIDEAHGLIGGGAQAGQGDAANILKPALARGELRTIAATTWAEYKKYVEKDAALTRRFQVVKIEEPSPELAIEMLRGLVPVMEKHHGVHITTEALKAAVFLSSRYISGRQLPDKAVSVLDTACSRVALSQNSIPGLLDQKYKKRQMIEAQQLQLTNELAFGHSHQTALDELESKLSLLQNEIHQLETTWRDEEGAVKQAKALRDSILAEPSAEKANQLQSIEQQLSSNPMPLVFSHVNEALIAEIIAGWTGIPLGKLKSDEIKAILDLQQHLQERVVGQDHALSKMAEVIKTARAQLNEESKPNGIFFLVGPSGVGKTESALAIAEQVYGSEENITVINMSEFKEEHKVSLLLGSPPGYVGYGEGGVLTEAVRRKPYSVILLDEMEKAHPGVQDIFYQVFDKGMIKDGEGRDIDFKNTIIIMTSNSGTETTMELFQDPELAPDPEALKEALRDDLLQDFKPAFLGRVNVIPYIPLHRDVLEKITALKLSKIQKRIKTNYKAEAVINDRLINSIVDSCNETGSGARALQNVIENKVLPKISESVLNAILNDIRINKIEIEGEVDDLSISIV